The Fusarium oxysporum Fo47 chromosome II, complete sequence genome includes a region encoding these proteins:
- a CDS encoding transcription factor TFIIIC subunit TFC1 — MEISSDENGYESLDDTQLENDNGERANDSVHPDSAPRYTVPSRAIGAVEIPAVVENIDRTIKAFGRVPNLQHVMDAGRNSIPLYLTPEMPFCKPIMSHNARSHNVVLKITVPKRTGRKRKRGTDGPWEGDVEINDAEDQPQENDRVSSHARLDDPKVLRRTMADNVDKYQVEAVGVIRNTHRFRGLADFYWDMSKSSFAQQYVDKVLPGDVDKIKEFKFQPGTDKGPNVDILPPPMFTHMSLPFNYQYSQNPYVRATEDGGTVNTTAVKQVGYFIGAEDPAPAGPQLEPDMTDPRMVEIMAELEAAFEERPVWTRRSLLNHLGGKLKNWNELKKYLNYAAYQFKGGPWRDGVVPYGIDPRTDPKYRTYQTLMFKLPKQKRAQRGQTWKSLRKVQMGPLKEFLEELSESHVFDGDTFHTDGKVWQVCDITDPLLKELLENAAIRPEWDPSSGWYHGGLWAKVKAIMKTKLVAIQFDRHLTREDFAMTLQAGDETPIRSNQATFHLPLPNLRLTDEELTQLRGRQPTKKNKHKGYSVRVRDPNAGPKRAPAEETRAVERGEEEARILEEMGSGNEDSDDDDSGDDEDGDITAVRDEDIDREMMYG; from the exons ATGGAGATTTCGTCCGATGAGAACGGCTATGAAAGCCTGGATGATACTCAACTAGAGAATGACAATGGTGAAAGAGCCAATGATTCGGTTCATCCAGATTCAGCTCCCAGATATACAGTTCCTTCTCGCGCAATTGGTGCTGTTGAGATTCCTGCTGTGGTTGAAAACATCGACCGTACCATCAAGGCGTTCGGCCGAGTACCAAATCTCCAGCAT GTCATGGATGCAGGGAGAAACTCGATTCCCCTCTATCTGACGCCAGAGATGCCGTTCTGCAAACCCATCATGTCACACAATGCCCGCAGTCATAATGTCGTGCTGAAAATCACTGTTCCAAAACGAACAGGGCGTAAGCGCAAGCGTGGTACTGATGGACCATGGGAAGGAGATGTTGAAATCAACGACGCTGAGGATCAACCACAAGAAAATGACAGAGTCTCATCTCATGCCAGATTGGACGACCCCAAAGTATTGCGCCGAACAATGGCAGACAATGTCGACAAGTACCAGGTTGAAGCAGTTGGTGTTATTCGGAACACACATCGATTTCGGGGGCTTGCGGACTTTTACTGGGATATGTCCAAATCGTCATTTGCGCAACAATACGTGGACAAGGTGCTCCCTGGAGATG TCGACAAGATTAAGGAGTTCAAGTTCCAACCTGGAACTGACAAAGGACCGAATGTCGATATTCTACCACCACCGATGTTTACGCACATGAGCCTCCCTTTCAACTACCAATACTCGCAAAACCCTTACGTACGTGCCACTGAAGATGGCGGTACGGTCAACACTACAGCTGTGAAGCAAGTCGGTTACTTCATTGGCGCAGAAGACCCTGCACCAGCTGGACCTCAACTTGAACCCGATATGACCGATCCTAGAATGGTGGAAATCATGGCTGAACTCGAAGCGGCCTTTGAAGAGCGGCCAGTGTGGACACGGCGGTCTCTACTCAATCACCTTGGAGGCAAACTCAAGAACTGGAACGAGCTCAAAAAGTATCTCAACTACGCAGCCTATCAGTTCAAGGGAGGGCCATGGAGGGATGGTGTGGTTCCTTATGGTATCGATCCACGGACCGATCCGAAGTATCGAACCTATCAGACTCTCATGTTTAAGCTTCCTAAGCAGAAGCGTGCCCAACGCGGTCAGACGTGGAAATCGCTACGCAAGGTCCAGATGGGCCCCTTGAAGGAATTTCTGGAGGAGCTCTCGGAAAGCCACGTTTTTGACGGCGACACCTTTCACACTGATGGTAAAGTGTGGCAAGTATGCGATATTACCGACCCACTACTcaaagagcttcttgagaatgctGCTATCCGTCCCGAATGGGACCCAAGCAGCGGATGGTATCACGGAGGTCTGTGGGCAaaggtcaaggccatcatgaAGACAAAACTGGTCGCGATCCAATTTGACCGGCACCTTACACGAGAAGATTTCGCAATGACGCTACAAGCAGGAGACGAAACTCCTATACGATCCAATCAAGCAACATTCCATCTCCCTCTGCCTAATCTACGTCTCACAGACGAGGAGCTTACGCAACTTCGTGGACGGCAACCgacaaagaagaacaagcatAAGGGTTACAGCGTGCGTGTTAGAGACCCCAACGCAGGACCGAAGCGGGCACCAGCTGAAGAGACACGGGCGGTCGAGcgaggggaagaagaggctaGGATATTGGAAGAGATGGGATCCGGAAATGAGGATTCGGATGACGATGATTcaggagatgatgaagatggtgacaTCACAGCTGTAAGGGACGAGGATATAGATAGAGAGATGATGTATGGATGA
- a CDS encoding Palmitoyltransferase PFA3: MATARRWARKIERCCCTFATYFPLAFVYGLTSWAVWVVVCIGSASRKSSWIGTGSSIIGVVLYIMLNWCYTTAVFTPPGSTTNDMGYGLLPTQNTPQGTSFTVKSNGEFRFCKKCQARKPDRAHHCSTCRRCVLKMDHHCPWLATCIGLRNHKAFLLFLIYTTVFCFWSFAVSGSWVWYEALDDQEYIDTFLPVNFIMLSVISGIIGLVVGAFTGWHIHLARCGQTTIECLEKTRYLSPLRKTYNSAHNPANNVPEAARQFVDFHTNALPGITRPEEGEERRSYPPDGSHPVQLSYAQREREQRQRRYEEYLDEQDSEKLPNVFDLGWKRNLLHLFGPTPALWFFPVSNTTGDGWTWEASSKWLEARDRLKAEREQQRAREVNAGWGSPDDIPDVPERPTGAGRHFTPGPKLAGPKTMSKADRVLGRDPNLYADATQNVPMSRLSPRGRTVDDELADLDSDDDDGFIDTNNPEPENGKLSPSFTSEAQRRDDAEARALEVVTNGNWGRGGASGMLRKGSSQSSPLSRTPSNLSRSGTPKFQDEGVD, encoded by the exons ATGGCGACAGCTCGGAGATGGGCGCGCAAGATTGAGCGTTGCTGTTGTACTTTTGCGACATACTTTCCACTGGCTTTCGTTTACGGTTTGACATCATGGGCGGTTTGGGTGGTGGTCTGTATCGGTAGTGCCAGCAGGAAGAGCAGTTGGATAG GCACAGGTTCTTCGATAATAGGTGTTGTACTTTACATTATGCTCAACTGGTGCTACACTACCGCTGTCTTTACACCCCCCGGCTCGACAACGAACGATATGGGTTATGGACTCCTTCCTACACAAAATACGCCGCAGGGCACATCCTTTACAGTCAAGAGTAACGGCGAATTTCGATTCTGCAAGAAGTGCCAGGCTCGTAAGCCTGATCGTGCGCACCACTGCTCGACATGTCGACGATGTGTTCTGAAGATGGATCACCACTGCCCCTGGTTAGCAACGTGCATCGGCCTGCGCAACCACAAGGCATTCCTCCTGTTCCTCATTTATACGACTGTTTTCTGCTTCTGGTCATTTGCGGTCAGCGGATCATGGGTTTGGTACGAGGCGCTGGATGATCAGGAGTACATCGATACTTTCCTGCCCGTCAACTTTATCATGTTGAGCGTCATCAGCGGAATTATTGGTCTCGTTGTGGGTGCTTTTACAGGATGGCATATTCACCTGGCACGTTGTGGACAAACTACGATCGAGTGTCTCGAAAAGACACGATACCTGTCACCCTTGCGCAAGACCTACAACTCTGCTCACAATCCCGCCAACAATGTACCGGAAGCTGCTCGCCAATTTGTCGACTTTCACACAAATGCTTTGCCAGGTATCACTCGACCTGAAGAGGGCGAAGAGCGACGGTCGTATCCCCCTGATGGTTCTCACCCTGTTCAGCTTTCGTACGCTCAGCGAGAACGAGAACAACGACAAAGGCGATATGAGGAGTATCTCGACGAACAGGACTCTGAGAAGCTCCCTAATGTCTTTGACCTCGGCTGGAAACGCAACTTGTTGCATCTATTCGGACCTACCCCCGCCCTTTGGTTCTTCCCTGTCTCCAACACAACAGGAGATGGCTGGACATGGGAAGCTAGCAGCAAATGGCTTGAGGCGCGGGACCGACTTAAAGCTGAGCGAGAGCAACAACGAGCTCGTGAGGTTAACGCTGGTTGGGGATCCCCAGATGATATTCCTGATGTTCCCGAACGACCTACAGGTGCAGGACGGCATTTCACTCCAGGACCAAAGCTTGCAGGACCCAAGACGATGAGTAAGGCTGATCGGGTTCTGGGCCGCGATCCTAACCTTTATGCCGATGCAACACAAAATGTGCCCATGAGCCGACTCAGCCCTCGAGGTCGAACAGTAGACGACGAGCTTGCAGACTTGGAcagtgatgacgacgatggcttcatcgaCACAAATAACCCAGAGCCAGAAAACGGCAAGTTGAGTCCAAGCTTCACATCAGAAGCTCAACGTCGTGACGACGCTGAGGCTCGCGCCCTTGAAGTCGTCACCAACGGCAACTGGGGCCGCGGTGGAGCGAGCGGCATGCTTCGAAAGGGAAGCTCACAGAGCAGTCCTCTCAGTAGAACACCAAGCAATCTCAGCCGTTCAGGGACACCAAAGTTCCAAGACGAAGGCGTGGATTAG